In Nymphalis io chromosome 11, ilAglIoxx1.1, whole genome shotgun sequence, one genomic interval encodes:
- the LOC126771758 gene encoding glyoxylate reductase/hydroxypyruvate reductase-like: MLYLITVTAVVGVLLPAHNALSTNMTKNLKVLVSSNDYPSSGLDVLREHFTVVQSPYNNFGEEGANENKAELLKLIPGSSALVWISHHPITKELLDKAGPQLKIVSTASAGYNHCNVPELKVRGIKLSNTPNVLSSAVAEIAVGLILGAARRFTENLEQVRKGEWENGFDKVLGQDVRGSTVGIVGLGGIGQATVKRLSGFEVGKFLYTGHREKPEAKALNAEFTSLDNLLEQSDFVVLAVPLTDETRHMINSTTLGKMKKNAILVNVGRGDLVDQEALYEALKNKNIYAAGLDVTTPEPLPKDHKLLTLPNLFVLPHIGSATLRTRSDMAVLASNNVVNALTGKPLITPVLP, translated from the exons atGCTATATTTAATCACTGTCACGGCAGTAGTGGGCGTGTTGTTACCGGCGCACAACGCATTGTCAACAAACATGACGAAAAACCTAAAAGTTCTCGTGTCTTCGAACGACTATCCTTCCAGTGGGTTGGATGTACTTCGCGAaca TTTCACGGTGGTTCAGAGCCCATACAACAATTTTGGGGAAGAAGGCGCTAATGAAAACAAGGCAGAACTGCTCAAACTTATACCTGGCTCATCAGCACTGGTATGGATATCGCATCATCCCATCACGAAAGAATTGCTGGACAAAGcag GTCCTCAACTGAAGATCGTGAGCACAGCTTCCGCCGGTTACAACCACTGCAACGTGCCAGAACTGAAGGTCCGCGGTATCAAACTTTCGAACACCCCCAATGTTCTCAGCTCTGCTGTAGCGGAAATCGCTGTTGGACTCATCCTGGGAGCTGCTAGACGATTCACAGAGAACTTAGAACAAGTCCGCAA GGGAGAGTGGGAAAATGGATTCGACAAGGTATTGGGACAAGACGTAAGAGGCAGTACCGTAGGCATTGTAGGCCTCGGTGGTATTGGTCAAGCCACCGTCAAGAGGCTGTCCGGCTTTGAAGTCGGCAAGTTTCTTTACACTGGCCATAGAGAAAAGCCTGAAG CGAAAGCACTCAACGCGGAGTTCACATCACTTGATAACCTTCTAGAACAGAGTGACTTCGTAGTGCTGGCAGTGCCTCTGACTGACGAAACTCGTCACATGATCAACAGCACTACCCTCGGGAAAATGAAGAAGAATGCCATCCTTGTCAACGTTGGACGTGGCG ATTTAGTGGACCAAGAGGCCTTGTATGAGGCTTTAAAGAACAAGAATATCTATGCAGCAGGACTTGACGTCACCACACCGGAGCCTCTGCCAAAGGATCACAAGCTATTAACACTGCCTAATTTAT TTGTCCTGCCTCATATTGGAAGTGCCACTCTGCGTACAAGAAGCGACATGGCTGTTCTTGCCTCCAACAATGTAGTTAACGCCCTCACCGGGAAGCCATTAATTACCCCTGTGCTGCCTTGA